The proteins below are encoded in one region of Shimia isoporae:
- a CDS encoding sulfotransferase, whose amino-acid sequence MSKTGATVRMFEDEDSRGSAARTYPVFGCPRGGTTAVARCVGALGIFMGDDMGVNFEDPLFGAGNPKKRDTVKARNKAHSVWGWKFPNAVNYLDAIAPALRNPRYICVTRDVTANGLGISARDKNFDDVMAVERSLQNTQRNFTFLLRQQRPSLLVSYEKLIMKPEEVLADLSDFLGVSPSQEQLDFALDGITPGRYRPAHEKGNSPKPAGAGAAARKDRSWPWKKATRST is encoded by the coding sequence TTGTCGAAGACCGGAGCAACAGTCCGCATGTTTGAGGATGAGGACTCTCGTGGCTCAGCCGCGCGTACCTATCCTGTATTTGGGTGCCCTCGAGGCGGCACAACGGCCGTTGCACGGTGTGTCGGCGCTCTTGGTATCTTCATGGGGGACGACATGGGGGTCAATTTCGAAGACCCTTTGTTTGGCGCCGGCAATCCCAAAAAACGCGATACCGTAAAAGCGCGAAACAAGGCGCATTCGGTTTGGGGGTGGAAGTTCCCAAACGCGGTGAACTATCTGGATGCAATTGCGCCAGCGCTGCGCAATCCGAGGTACATCTGTGTGACGCGAGACGTTACGGCCAACGGCCTTGGGATCTCTGCGAGAGACAAGAATTTTGACGATGTGATGGCTGTCGAACGTTCTCTGCAAAACACGCAGCGCAACTTCACTTTCCTTTTGCGGCAACAGAGGCCGTCTTTGCTTGTTAGCTATGAGAAATTGATAATGAAGCCTGAAGAGGTTTTGGCAGATCTCTCAGACTTTCTGGGGGTTTCCCCAAGCCAAGAACAACTTGATTTCGCCTTAGATGGGATCACGCCGGGGCGCTATAGGCCAGCCCACGAGAAGGGCAATTCTCCAAAACCCGCAGGTGCGGGTGCCGCTGCACGAAAAGATCGCTCGTGGCCTTGGAAGAAGGCAACACGATCGACGTGA
- a CDS encoding YqiA/YcfP family alpha/beta fold hydrolase, whose amino-acid sequence MLTLSTSVGDCLTMSLLKSIGLTGGRAQALIRAAAALVLGAHLAIGNAKADDVVFGYYDEFTLYFEDEGGLKDEILLVFHGFGSAMPNGAYRSLHNKYAERYSIIGFNYDYFDLTANDTIMDAVWDQILKDKSVTFAGTSLGGFWANYYAEKFGVPKVFAVNPVIDPVQQLRQFVGTITVEKRNKTVLVTETDIDNYIGRKARPSPDIERLIILTRDDKILDYRLAEDWYDVSGTELVILDDGGHTLNLREERYEPIIKPFLLGED is encoded by the coding sequence TTGCTTACCTTATCCACCAGCGTTGGAGATTGCCTGACGATGTCTCTACTTAAATCAATCGGCTTGACCGGAGGAAGGGCGCAAGCGCTCATTCGGGCCGCTGCCGCCCTTGTCTTGGGCGCCCACTTAGCAATAGGCAACGCCAAGGCCGATGATGTGGTTTTCGGATATTACGACGAGTTCACCCTGTATTTTGAGGATGAAGGCGGTTTGAAAGACGAGATCCTATTGGTTTTTCATGGATTTGGATCCGCGATGCCAAACGGGGCTTACCGCAGTCTGCACAACAAGTATGCGGAGCGATATTCGATCATCGGCTTCAATTATGACTATTTCGATCTTACGGCGAATGACACCATTATGGATGCCGTTTGGGATCAAATCCTTAAAGACAAAAGCGTCACTTTCGCCGGAACCTCTCTTGGAGGATTTTGGGCAAATTATTATGCCGAGAAATTTGGGGTTCCAAAGGTCTTTGCTGTTAACCCGGTAATCGATCCGGTCCAACAGTTGCGGCAGTTTGTGGGAACGATCACGGTTGAAAAGCGAAACAAGACTGTCTTGGTGACAGAGACGGATATAGACAACTACATCGGAAGGAAGGCACGTCCATCACCAGATATCGAGCGCCTTATCATCCTGACGAGGGACGACAAGATATTGGATTATCGGCTTGCCGAGGACTGGTATGATGTCTCGGGCACGGAACTGGTGATCCTTGATGACGGCGGGCACACCTTGAACTTGCGAGAAGAACGCTACGAACCAATCATCAAGCCGTTTTTGCTGGGGGAAGATTAG
- a CDS encoding 50S ribosomal protein L23, producing the protein MSAKAEHYDVIRKPVITEKSTMASENGAVVFEVSIDSNKPQIKEAVEALFGVKVKAVNTTITKGKVKRFRGQLGKRKDVKKAYVTLEEGNTIDVTTGL; encoded by the coding sequence ATGAGCGCGAAGGCAGAACACTACGATGTGATCCGCAAGCCGGTCATCACCGAGAAATCCACAATGGCGTCCGAAAACGGCGCTGTGGTTTTCGAAGTATCGATCGACAGCAACAAACCACAGATCAAAGAAGCTGTTGAAGCGCTCTTTGGTGTGAAGGTCAAAGCGGTCAACACCACAATCACCAAGGGTAAAGTCAAACGTTTCCGCGGCCAGCTCGGCAAGCGTAAAGACGTCAAAAAGGCTTACGTCACCCTGGAAGAAGGCAACACGATCGACGTGACCACCGGTCTGTAA
- a CDS encoding acyltransferase family protein, whose protein sequence is MTAPNRRMAVLLSGLVLGAYFLFLASGTGQVLYEWSKEFAPYSIRRFLGMSKRYMLQYGHIFFLFSLLVLSRYIFVQERRTVLSGKPMDFCIRYSTAVFLFHFPVMFFFAAVTPYDKTVPWQQFVLLGSTLFTSVGLGMLCFAIKPRFDQWQKRLVNLSEAHFPRPDIIRTPEALKITRSHSEILNQVKVIAMICVVLGHFSFHRLSSFQIPGFDGAAPRFAVPTFFMISGYFLMMSIDRSRLGAAAITIRRGFGLYYIIVPMLLLTVVLDFFGFRANAELYDYSDYYITEDLRRPYTRFEIIAASISSLLYLNESWWFTLLEIHRGHGGMRAFSNDPFWFMCYLIAFSTLLLIWRLVRGWWKFGLLATWLFVFGIPILLLAPLFLAGSLAYLIHQRWRLPDDVST, encoded by the coding sequence CCTTATTCGATCCGCCGCTTTCTGGGAATGAGCAAGCGCTACATGCTCCAGTACGGGCACATTTTCTTTCTTTTCTCTTTGCTGGTTCTGTCGCGATACATTTTTGTTCAGGAGCGGCGGACCGTTTTGTCCGGCAAACCGATGGATTTCTGTATCAGGTACAGCACCGCGGTGTTTCTGTTCCATTTTCCGGTGATGTTTTTTTTCGCGGCGGTCACGCCTTACGACAAGACCGTACCCTGGCAACAGTTTGTGCTTCTTGGTAGCACGCTTTTTACAAGTGTTGGTCTGGGGATGTTGTGCTTTGCAATCAAACCGCGCTTCGATCAATGGCAAAAACGGCTGGTGAACTTGTCGGAGGCCCACTTCCCGCGTCCTGATATCATCCGGACCCCGGAAGCGTTGAAGATCACGCGTTCGCACAGTGAAATACTCAACCAGGTCAAGGTGATTGCCATGATCTGTGTGGTGCTTGGGCACTTTAGTTTCCACAGATTGTCGTCTTTCCAGATACCTGGATTTGATGGCGCGGCTCCCCGGTTTGCAGTGCCGACATTCTTCATGATTTCCGGATATTTTCTGATGATGTCGATCGACCGAAGTCGACTGGGAGCTGCAGCGATCACAATCCGCAGGGGATTTGGTCTCTACTACATCATTGTTCCAATGTTGCTGCTGACCGTGGTTCTCGACTTTTTCGGTTTCAGGGCAAATGCCGAACTCTACGACTATTCGGATTATTACATCACAGAAGACCTTCGTCGCCCCTATACCCGCTTCGAAATCATCGCGGCGTCAATTAGCAGCTTGCTGTATCTCAACGAGAGTTGGTGGTTTACCTTGCTGGAAATACATAGAGGCCACGGTGGCATGCGCGCGTTTTCAAATGATCCATTCTGGTTCATGTGCTATCTGATTGCGTTCTCGACGCTTTTGCTTATCTGGCGGCTTGTTCGCGGATGGTGGAAGTTTGGGCTGCTCGCGACTTGGCTGTTTGTTTTTGGCATACCCATACTCTTGCTTGCTCCCTTGTTTCTGGCGGGATCGCTTGCTTACCTTATCCACCAGCGTTGGAGATTGCCTGACGATGTCTCTACTTAA
- the rpsJ gene encoding 30S ribosomal protein S10: MQSQNIRIRLKAFDYRVLDASTQEIVATAKRTGATVRGPIPLPNKIEKFTVLRGPHVDKKSRDQFEIRTHKRLLDIVDPTPQTVDALMKLDLAAGVDVQISV; the protein is encoded by the coding sequence ATGCAAAGTCAAAACATTCGCATTCGGCTGAAGGCTTTTGATTACCGCGTGCTGGATGCCAGCACACAGGAAATCGTAGCAACCGCAAAGCGCACAGGCGCGACGGTTCGCGGCCCGATCCCGCTTCCGAACAAAATCGAGAAGTTCACCGTTCTGCGTGGTCCCCACGTTGACAAGAAATCCCGCGATCAGTTCGAGATCCGTACGCACAAGCGTCTGCTCGACATCGTTGATCCGACCCCGCAGACCGTGGACGCGCTGATGAAGCTCGACCTGGCGGCCGGCGTGGACGTCCAGATCTCGGTATAA
- the rplD gene encoding 50S ribosomal protein L4: MKLDVIKLDGSKAGSVELSEDLFGLEPRADILHRVVRWQRNNAQAGTHKVKTRSETSYSTKKIYRQKGTGGARHGDRNAPIFRGGGIYKGPVVRSHGHDLPKKFRKLGLKHALSAKAKAGELVVIEDAASEGKTAALAKQVANLGWKRALVIDGASVNEGFLKASRNIEGLDILPTMGANVYDILKRDTLVITKAGIEALEARLK, translated from the coding sequence ATGAAACTTGACGTGATCAAACTCGACGGCTCCAAGGCTGGTTCTGTAGAACTGTCCGAAGACCTGTTCGGTCTGGAACCGCGTGCGGACATCCTGCACCGCGTGGTCCGTTGGCAGCGCAATAACGCGCAAGCTGGCACTCACAAGGTGAAGACCCGCTCCGAAACTTCTTACTCCACCAAAAAGATCTATCGCCAAAAAGGCACCGGCGGCGCACGTCACGGTGACCGTAACGCGCCGATCTTCCGCGGTGGTGGCATCTACAAGGGTCCGGTTGTGCGTTCGCACGGTCACGACCTGCCGAAGAAGTTCCGCAAGCTGGGCCTGAAGCACGCCCTGTCCGCGAAAGCGAAAGCAGGCGAGCTGGTTGTGATCGAAGACGCAGCATCCGAGGGCAAGACTGCCGCTCTGGCCAAGCAGGTTGCAAACCTGGGCTGGAAACGCGCTCTGGTCATCGACGGTGCGTCCGTGAACGAAGGCTTCCTGAAAGCATCGCGCAACATCGAAGGTCTGGACATCCTGCCGACGATGGGTGCGAACGTTTATGACATCCTCAAGCGTGACACCCTGGTGATCACCAAAGCGGGGATCGAAGCACTGGAGGCTCGTCTGAAATGA
- the rplC gene encoding 50S ribosomal protein L3 has product MRSGIIAKKVGMTRLFMEDGKQIPVTVLQLDGLQVVAQRTMEKDGYTAVQLGAGSAKAKRTSKAMRGHFAAAKVEPKRKLAEFRVSEDGLIEVGAEISAEHFLEGQKVDVAGTSIGKGFAGAMKRHNFGGLRATHGVSISHRSHGSTGQCQDPGKVFKGKKMAGHMGAVRVTTQNLEVVKTDADRGLLFIKGAVPGPKSGWVSVKDAVKKKAPEGLPFPAAVKAAATEAAAEEAPAEGGEA; this is encoded by the coding sequence ATGCGCTCCGGTATCATCGCGAAAAAAGTGGGCATGACCCGCTTGTTCATGGAAGACGGTAAGCAGATTCCTGTGACCGTTCTCCAACTCGACGGCCTTCAGGTTGTTGCACAGCGCACCATGGAGAAGGACGGCTACACCGCTGTTCAGCTCGGCGCTGGCTCCGCCAAGGCCAAACGCACCTCCAAAGCCATGCGTGGCCACTTCGCAGCAGCGAAAGTGGAACCCAAGCGCAAGCTGGCCGAGTTCCGTGTCTCCGAAGATGGTCTGATTGAAGTGGGCGCGGAAATCTCCGCAGAACACTTCCTTGAAGGTCAGAAAGTAGACGTTGCGGGCACCTCGATCGGTAAAGGTTTTGCCGGTGCCATGAAACGCCACAACTTCGGCGGTCTGCGCGCGACACACGGTGTCTCGATCAGCCACCGTTCGCACGGCTCGACTGGTCAGTGTCAGGATCCCGGTAAGGTTTTCAAAGGCAAGAAAATGGCCGGCCACATGGGTGCAGTCCGCGTGACCACGCAGAACCTGGAAGTCGTCAAAACCGACGCCGACCGTGGTCTGCTGTTCATCAAAGGCGCCGTACCTGGTCCGAAATCCGGTTGGGTTTCCGTCAAAGACGCCGTGAAGAAAAAAGCGCCTGAAGGCCTGCCATTCCCGGCAGCCGTGAAGGCAGCAGCAACCGAAGCAGCGGCCGAAGAAGCGCCTGCGGAAGGTGGTGAAGCATGA